DNA from Acidobacteriota bacterium:
GTGCGCCTTTTGGGCGAAATCCCCCTTTGTCTTTTTAGCTAGATATGGCATCCTTGGAATTGTTGGAATACCATGGTCGACCAGATAACGATTGTGAGGGGGCCGGCAGTGAAGCATAGCTACGAGGTGTTGATCATCGGCGGCGGGGTGGTCGGATGCGCCATCGCCCGGGAGTTGTCCCGCTACCGCGTGCGCGCCGCTCTCCTGGAGAAGGAAGCGGACGTGGGGATGGGGGCGAGCTGCCGCAACAGCGGGGTGCTCCACTGCGGGTTCAAGTACGCCCCGGGGACCCTGCGGGCCGTCCTCGATGTCAGGGGCAACGCCATGATGGACGACCTCTGCCGGGACCTGAAGGTGAAGATGAAGCGGATCGGGAAACTGACCGTCGCGCTCGACGAGGAGGACGAACCGATGCTCGGCCACCTCAAGGAGCAGGGGGACGCCAACGGCGTCCCGGGGCTCGAGGTGATCGACCGCGACCGGATGCAGCGGATCCAGGCGGGGGTGGAGGGCTACAAGGCGCTCTATTCCCCTTCGAGCGCCATCGTCTCCCCCTACAACCTGACGATCGCCCTGGCGGAAAACGCCCTGGCCAACGGGGTCGATTTCCACCTCGGGCAGAAGGTCGCGGCGATCACGCGGCGGGAGCCGCGCTGGGAGGTGCGCACCGCGGCCGGGGACACCTTCACGGCCGATCTCCTCGTCAACGCCTCGGGCCTGTTCGCGGCCGACGTCTGCCGCATGGTCGGCATCGGGGAATACGCCATCTACCCCTGCCGGGGTGAATACTACGTCCTGGACCGGCGCCTGGATGGCACGTTGACGGCCCTGGTCTACCCCGCGCCCAAGAAGAACGCGCCCGGGTGGGGCACGCACCTGACCCCGACCGTGGACGGGAACATCCTGATCGGTCCCACCGCCGAGTACCTGGACGACCCCGAGGATTTCGCCTGTACTTCCGACGTCATGGCCCGGCTCCGCCGGGAATGCCAGCGCCTGCTCCCCTCC
Protein-coding regions in this window:
- a CDS encoding NAD(P)/FAD-dependent oxidoreductase — its product is MKHSYEVLIIGGGVVGCAIARELSRYRVRAALLEKEADVGMGASCRNSGVLHCGFKYAPGTLRAVLDVRGNAMMDDLCRDLKVKMKRIGKLTVALDEEDEPMLGHLKEQGDANGVPGLEVIDRDRMQRIQAGVEGYKALYSPSSAIVSPYNLTIALAENALANGVDFHLGQKVAAITRREPRWEVRTAAGDTFTADLLVNASGLFAADVCRMVGIGEYAIYPCRGEYYVLDRRLDGTLTALVYPAPKKNAPGWGTHLTPTVDGNILIGPTAEYLDDPEDFACTSDVMARLRRECQRLLPSIRQSDYIRNFAGTRAKQTPPEVGGNKDFVIEDRKDLKGFVNLVGIESPGLTSSPAIAEMVVGMVKNHLALEPDPAFNPVRPGSLDFFWELPPEEKAARIAEDPDYGEIICRCEKITKREVIDAIRNPLGARTMVSLKYRARASMGRCQGGFCIPRIVRLLRDDFGWDPEDFLKRGADSPMFVGNMRPDKGGQAHEA